From Trichoderma atroviride chromosome 1, complete sequence, one genomic window encodes:
- a CDS encoding uncharacterized protein (EggNog:ENOG41) — translation MEDPFVESKEEVGDASGFPRRRKRFDSEDDERRYQEYVRSECERRSEERREIGRGCDEMFEQLVQKLKRQRDELFERECQALDGEYEELFDREYQKIQSQIEQRHFEQRQAELLQIKERRIEQRKQEQASSSNNKFLSLTDYLTACHMLHLQFKKGVCRSLITQKEALSWTFPRRIIPWDVSFQSLQQSIWNRLPLDSDFVEQRMFSSIQQLENVRRTLAPVNSEASLQHFGGYAIESTVWEMLDRLGEDSVLWKRLGLEALGQVSREVDKDLGQVYEPMLQSSWHKGAGELKLSMRNSHRRAKRQGLWANRSCIYRQHDGQKTPVFAIMHQLPHRLQLDEIDYGLASEIELVQDVIDKEGSDFKFASQTLVGATITQLYSYMVSKSIRYGCVSTGEALIFCCVSRDDPSNIYCTACVPQRDVQQDDPLRLHRTAAASTFALVVHALFEAPLSALWYDSVKNLDTWTMGYDDLLDKIRKLDAPKPQASPAQGHRWRGFDQSPLLIEHRYDRSDRKMGERIWHWLDNVSTQYLVNEDFDNENDTKKPSIQDQPFCSHKCLLGLVKTTQMDENCPNYDYHGFGHPNIDEFLDDLGEQLATEANSGANFTPLGTTGSYKSLFKVRHATQGYTFIAKEGEGPESLWSEKLVYDKLKKSQGRHVPVCLGLLHLDRPQQGYRRLFAELLLLSWAGRPFRRCLGQISKEEVASKVEYILGLMHEQGVVYNDPSERGIPAGLGLDMNNFLYDASRDKVMVVNFRTSSRSRHVRYDIWGQVSYQMSKKRKRDEQQVSAILAFEEDVVDAVNQVLTSVAIGRKRQFWEIESEIGDDSVSNC, via the coding sequence AGCTGAAGCGCCAGCGTGACGAGCTTTTTGAGCGCGAGTGCCAGGCACTGGATGGCGAGTATGAAGAGCTCTTTGACCGCGAATATCAAAAGATTCAGAGCCAGATCGAGCAACGCCACTTCGAGCAACGCCAGGCCGAGCTCCTCCAGATCAAGGAGCGTCGGATTGAGCAACGAAAGCAGGAGCAAGCGTCATCATCCAACAACAAATTCCTGAGTCTCACCGATTATCTCACAGCTTGCCATATGCTGCACCTCCAGTTCAAAAAGGGCGTCTGTCGGTCCTTGATCACGCAAAAGGAAGCACTGAGCTGGACCTTCCCGCGACGAATCATTCCATGGGATGTCAGCTTTCAGTCGTTACAACAGAGTATATGGAACCGCCTGCCGCTAGACTCTGACTTTGTCGAGCAGCGCATGTTTTCTTCTattcagcagctggagaatgTGAGGCGGACCTTGGCTCCTGTGAATAGCGAGGCCTCGCTGCAGCACTTTGGGGGATACGCCATTGAGAGCACCGTCTGGGAGATGCTGGACAGACTGGGGGAAGACAGTGTGCTTTGGAAGAGACTTGGGCTTGAAGCCCTTGGGCAGGTGTCGAGGGAGGTCGACAAGGATCTTGGCCAGGTGTACGAGCCCATGCTCCAATCCTCATGGCACAAGGGCGCAGGCGAGTTGAAATTGTCTATGCGTAACTCACATCGCAGGGCCAAGAGACAGGGCCTCTGGGCCAATCGGTCGTGCATATACCGACAGCACGACGGCCAAAAGACTCccgtctttgccatcatgCATCAGTTGCCCCATCGCCTTCAGCTGGACGAAATCGACTACGGCTTGGCATCCGAGATTGAGCTTGTACAGGATGTGATTGATAAGGAGGGCAGTGATTTCAAATTTGCTTCGCAAACGCTCGTGGGTGCCACCATCACTCAGCTTTATTCTTACATGGTCAGCAAGAGTATTCGATACGGATGTGTTTCAACCGGAGAAGCCCTCATCTTCTGCTGCGTCTCGAGAGATGACCCTTCCAACATATACTGCACAGCATGTGTACCTCAGCGCGATGTGCAACAGGATGATCCTCTAAGACTTCATCGAACGGCTGCAGCATCGACTTTTGCCCTTGTGGTACACGCTCTCTTCGAGGCGCCACTCTCCGCATTGTGGTACGACTCGGTCAAGAATCTAGACACCTGGACTATGGGATACGACGATCTTTTGGACAAAATACGCAAGCTGGATGCCCCAAAGCCCCAGGCATCGCCTGCCCAAGGGCATCGCTGGCGAGGGTTTGATCAGTCTCCGTTGCTGATAGAACATAGGTATGATCGCAGCGATCGCAAGATGGGCGAAAGGATATGGCACTGGCTGGACAATGTCTCTACCCAATATCTAGTCAACGAAGACTTCGACAACGAGAACGATACCAAGAAACCCAGTATACAGGATCAGCCATTCTGCTCACACAAATGCCTTCTTGGTTTGGTGAAAACGACACAGATGGATGAAAACTGCCCCAACTACGATTATCACGGCTTCGGACACCCTAATATCGACGAGTTTCTAGACGACCTCGGTGAGCAGCTGGCCACGGAAGCAAACAGCGGCGCCAACTTTACACCTCTAGGGACCACGGGCTCGTACAAGTCCCTCTTCAAGGTGCGGCATGCCACGCAGGGCTACACTTTTATCGCAAAGGAAGGAGAAGGGCCTGAGTCCTTATGGAGCGAGAAGCTGGTATATGACAAACTGAAAAAGTCTCAAGGCCGGCATGTGCCTGTCTGCCTTGGACTCTTGCACCTAGATAGGCCACAACAGGGATACAGGCGATTATTTGCGGAACTGCTGCTTTTGAGCTGGGCTGGACGGCCTTTTCGACGCTGCCTGGGGCAAATCAGCAAAGAGGAAGTTGCGAGCAAAGTAGAATATATTCTGGGTTTGATGCATGAGCAGGGCGTCGTCTACAATGACCCCTCTGAGCGAGGCATTCCGGCGGGGCTCGGTCTTGACATGAACAACTTTTTGTACGACGCCTCGCGCGACAAGGTGATGGTGGTCAACTTTCGAACCTCGTCAAGGTCACGACATGTTAGATATGATATATGGGGCCAAGTAAGCTATCAGatgtcgaagaagaggaagagggacgAGCAGCAGGTGTCTGCGATCCTTGCATTTGAAGAGGATGTGGTGGATGCTGTTAACCAGGTTTTGACGTCGGTGGCGATAGGCCGTAAGCGGCAGTTTTGGGAGATAGAGAGTGAGATTGGGGATGACTCAGTTAGTAATTGctaa